In one Catenulispora sp. MAP5-51 genomic region, the following are encoded:
- a CDS encoding AMP-binding protein: MSGNDDAGSRDRIDEAHRKGPDSPPLPDETIGANLARIAAAYPERDALVEFATGRRWTYAQFDAATTELARGMLAAGVAKGDRVGIWSPNCAEWILVQYAAAKVGAILVNLNPAYRVHEIRFTLKQSGASLLFAATQVKSSDYVAMVNAVREDCPELQDVVYIGTPGWTSFVERGATVPDSVLADRESRLHTDDPVDIQYTSGTTGFPKGATLSHRNVLGNGYMVAEVQGWTHEDRVCLPVPLYHCFGMVMGNLGATSHGACMVLPGLLFDPADTLRAVSEEHCTVLYGVPTMFIAELALLEKSPDTYDLSSLRTGVMAGSPCPVEVMKRVIGEMGMTDVTIAYGMTETSPVSTQTRRDDSLERRVATVGRVHPHVEIKIVDPDTGATLGTDEPGELCTRGYSVMLGYWDEPQRTAEAVDADGWMHTGDLAQMDPDGYVAIVGRIKDMVIRGGENVYPREVEEFLYAHPDVEDVQVIGVPDKKYGEELMAWVRLRPGAQPLTAEDVHAFCEGHLAHYKIPRYVHIVDGFPMTVTGKVRKVEMREQAVEILGLG; this comes from the coding sequence ATGAGCGGCAACGACGACGCTGGCAGCCGGGACCGCATCGACGAAGCACATCGCAAGGGCCCCGACTCCCCGCCTCTGCCCGACGAGACCATCGGCGCGAACCTGGCGCGGATCGCGGCCGCCTATCCGGAACGCGACGCTTTGGTGGAGTTCGCGACCGGCCGCCGCTGGACCTACGCGCAGTTCGACGCCGCCACCACGGAACTGGCCCGGGGAATGCTCGCGGCCGGCGTCGCCAAGGGCGACCGCGTCGGCATCTGGTCGCCGAACTGCGCGGAATGGATCCTGGTGCAGTACGCGGCGGCCAAGGTCGGCGCGATACTGGTGAACCTCAACCCGGCGTACCGGGTCCACGAGATCCGCTTCACGCTTAAGCAGTCCGGGGCCAGCCTGCTGTTCGCCGCGACTCAGGTGAAGTCCAGCGACTACGTCGCGATGGTGAACGCGGTGCGCGAGGACTGCCCCGAACTCCAGGACGTCGTCTACATCGGCACCCCCGGCTGGACCTCCTTCGTCGAGCGCGGCGCGACGGTGCCCGACTCGGTGCTCGCCGACCGCGAGAGCCGCCTGCACACCGACGACCCGGTGGACATCCAGTACACGTCCGGCACGACGGGATTCCCTAAGGGCGCCACGCTGTCGCATCGCAACGTCCTGGGCAACGGCTACATGGTCGCCGAGGTGCAGGGCTGGACGCACGAGGACCGCGTCTGCCTGCCGGTGCCGCTGTACCACTGCTTCGGCATGGTGATGGGCAACCTCGGGGCCACCAGCCACGGCGCCTGCATGGTGCTGCCCGGCCTGCTGTTCGACCCCGCCGACACACTGCGCGCGGTCTCCGAGGAACACTGCACGGTTCTCTATGGCGTTCCCACCATGTTCATCGCGGAGTTGGCGCTCCTGGAGAAGTCCCCGGACACCTACGACCTCAGCTCCCTGCGCACCGGCGTCATGGCCGGCTCGCCGTGCCCGGTCGAGGTGATGAAGCGGGTCATCGGCGAGATGGGCATGACGGACGTGACCATCGCCTACGGCATGACCGAGACCTCCCCGGTCTCCACCCAGACCCGCCGCGACGACAGCCTGGAGCGCCGCGTGGCCACCGTCGGCCGGGTCCACCCGCACGTCGAGATCAAGATCGTCGACCCGGACACCGGCGCCACCCTCGGCACCGATGAGCCCGGCGAGCTGTGCACCCGCGGCTACAGCGTCATGCTCGGCTACTGGGATGAGCCCCAGCGCACCGCCGAGGCCGTCGACGCCGACGGCTGGATGCACACCGGCGACCTGGCACAGATGGATCCGGACGGCTACGTGGCGATCGTCGGCCGCATCAAGGACATGGTGATCCGCGGCGGCGAGAACGTCTATCCGCGGGAGGTGGAGGAGTTCCTCTATGCGCACCCGGACGTGGAGGACGTCCAGGTGATCGGAGTTCCCGACAAGAAGTACGGCGAGGAGCTGATGGCCTGGGTCCGCCTGCGGCCCGGCGCCCAGCCGCTGACCGCCGAGGACGTCCACGCGTTCTGCGAAGGACACCTCGCGCACTACAAGATCCCGCGCTATGTGCACATCGTGGACGGGTTCCCCATGACGGTCACCGGGAAGGTCCGCAAGGTGGAGATGCGGGAGCAGGCGGTGGAGATCCTCGGGCTGGGGTGA
- a CDS encoding M1 family metallopeptidase translates to MAIPQGDPGAPDQARYTVALKSDDTGHSWNGTEQISFANSGSVPIREFWIRLWGNGDVGCGAAQPERISDLSGGSIAETEQKCTAFRIVLDTALAPGARTQIGFDLAIDVPTRRDRFGVNGVDTYVGDALAVLAVKDEHGWELPPYVDFGESFYSVTADYDVTLDHPATLQVPSTGAIAGETPEGNRVITHITAPKVRDFSWSAGAFHHDSMVSATGVEVDAYWPNSESDSNCQYLMRYAAQALDSYSARFGAYPYPRFTIVFDEFGSAFDGMEYPNYVLASAYQGAVAHEVAHQWWFGLVGDDQYRHPWLDEAFAEYSAEEFQGSTTPAHNCDWIAADERMDDSMDVYGNAGDNLYHDAIYHEGTCMLFDLEHTIGRDAMDRLLRGLVTEFEYGVEQPADVRAMAQSVSGRDLSAFWVKWRNTGD, encoded by the coding sequence GTGGCGATTCCCCAGGGCGATCCCGGCGCACCGGATCAGGCGCGCTATACGGTCGCGCTTAAGAGCGACGACACCGGGCACTCCTGGAACGGTACCGAGCAGATCTCCTTTGCGAACTCCGGGAGCGTTCCTATCCGGGAGTTCTGGATACGGCTGTGGGGCAACGGCGACGTCGGCTGCGGAGCCGCACAGCCGGAACGCATCAGCGACCTGAGCGGCGGCTCCATAGCGGAGACGGAGCAGAAGTGCACTGCGTTCCGCATAGTGCTCGACACTGCTTTGGCGCCTGGTGCGCGCACTCAGATCGGGTTCGATTTGGCGATAGACGTTCCCACGCGGCGTGACCGGTTCGGGGTCAACGGTGTGGATACGTATGTGGGAGACGCTTTAGCGGTTCTGGCTGTCAAGGACGAACACGGCTGGGAGCTACCGCCGTACGTCGATTTCGGCGAGAGCTTCTATTCGGTGACCGCGGACTACGACGTGACCCTCGACCACCCGGCGACCTTGCAGGTCCCCTCGACCGGAGCCATAGCGGGAGAGACCCCTGAGGGGAACAGAGTCATCACGCATATAACGGCGCCGAAGGTACGCGACTTCTCCTGGTCCGCCGGCGCGTTCCACCACGACAGCATGGTCAGCGCCACCGGCGTGGAGGTCGACGCCTACTGGCCGAACTCCGAGAGCGACTCCAACTGCCAGTACCTGATGCGCTATGCGGCCCAGGCCCTGGACTCCTACTCCGCGCGCTTCGGCGCCTACCCCTACCCGCGCTTCACGATCGTGTTCGACGAGTTCGGCTCCGCCTTCGACGGGATGGAGTACCCGAACTACGTCCTGGCCTCCGCCTACCAGGGAGCGGTCGCGCACGAGGTCGCGCACCAGTGGTGGTTCGGCCTCGTCGGCGACGACCAGTACCGGCACCCGTGGCTCGACGAGGCGTTCGCGGAGTACAGCGCCGAGGAGTTCCAAGGCTCGACGACGCCGGCGCACAACTGCGACTGGATCGCCGCCGACGAGCGCATGGACGACTCCATGGACGTCTACGGGAACGCCGGGGACAACCTCTACCACGACGCGATCTACCACGAGGGCACGTGCATGCTGTTCGACCTGGAGCACACCATCGGCCGCGACGCCATGGACCGGCTGCTGCGCGGGCTGGTGACCGAGTTCGAGTACGGAGTCGAGCAGCCCGCCGACGTGCGTGCGATGGCGCAGAGTGTGTCGGGGAGGGACCTGTCGGCGTTCTGGGTCAAGTGGAGGAACACCGGAGACTGA
- a CDS encoding SDR family oxidoreductase gives MTQHQRPVALVTGVGRRAGIGAAIVGALARDGWDIGLTYWRAYDDRMDWGRDEEALAAITADAQARGARVHAVEADLALAETPEAVFADVRGALGDVTALVMAHCESVDSSILDTTVEAWDRHFAVNARASWLLVREYAKGFAGPHGAGRIIALTSDAIVHNLPYGASKGALERLILAAAVELRDLGVSANAVDPGPTQTGWMDDNLETYIREHTPLGRNGVPADCAELVAFLCSERGGWINGQVLNSDGGFNAAR, from the coding sequence ATGACGCAGCATCAGCGCCCTGTCGCGCTCGTGACCGGAGTGGGCAGGAGGGCCGGGATCGGCGCGGCGATCGTGGGGGCTCTGGCGCGCGACGGCTGGGACATCGGGCTCACCTACTGGCGCGCCTACGACGACCGCATGGACTGGGGCCGTGATGAGGAGGCGCTCGCGGCCATCACCGCCGACGCGCAGGCCCGCGGCGCCCGGGTCCACGCCGTCGAGGCGGACCTGGCGCTCGCCGAGACGCCGGAGGCGGTCTTCGCCGACGTGCGCGGCGCGCTGGGGGACGTCACGGCCCTGGTGATGGCGCACTGCGAGTCCGTGGACTCCTCGATCCTCGACACCACCGTGGAGGCCTGGGACCGGCACTTCGCGGTCAACGCGCGGGCGTCGTGGCTGCTGGTGCGGGAGTACGCCAAGGGCTTCGCCGGTCCGCACGGGGCCGGTCGCATCATCGCTTTGACCAGTGACGCCATCGTGCACAACCTGCCCTACGGGGCCAGCAAGGGCGCGCTGGAGCGGCTCATACTGGCCGCCGCGGTAGAGCTGCGCGACCTCGGGGTGAGCGCCAACGCCGTCGATCCGGGGCCGACGCAGACGGGCTGGATGGACGACAACCTCGAGACCTACATCAGAGAACACACTCCGTTGGGACGCAACGGCGTTCCCGCGGACTGCGCGGAGCTGGTCGCGTTCCTGTGCTCCGAGCGCGGTGGCTGGATCAATGGGCAGGTGCTGAACTCGGACGGCGGCTTCAACGCGGCTCGGTAG
- a CDS encoding serine/threonine-protein kinase has protein sequence MAGQAEPGQLVGGRYRLLARLGSGGMGRVWRASDEALRIEVAVKEVYLPAAGPDADDRLRRAEREARNAARLRDHPNVVAVHDVVVEDGVPWTVMQLVAGHTLEEHVEAYGPLSVPHLTLVAGALLDALEAAHAAGIVHRDVKPANVMLADDGQVLLTDFGIAVGVTDTALTAAGSLLGSVEYIAPERARGTEGLAVSDLFSLGVTLYQGVEGFSPFHRETATGSLTAVILDEAPPPVRAGRLTPLITALLEKEPSARAGIAEARALLAAREVPPTERATVADGTIAAPPASTPHRPGAPSGRGSAATASRGSGTAHGPGLSRASGISHGPGTARGATVPRGHGGPGDPGGPGNPGGSGGMPPRRPSDTGNRMSQGTDQRRRVPGPGPGPDQRRTTGAAQRAPGTGQRPIPRPHTPGAPVRRRARLRPRAVILAVLVLATIGGVLVATMRPASFNVGSVKAGDFVKVDSTGHITGIVSAAKARSSADGRRVTAREDQADPDVCKKFHALGRADVETGSSISFCLVRPLEETGAAEPAQ, from the coding sequence ATGGCTGGACAGGCAGAGCCGGGGCAGCTGGTCGGCGGCCGGTACCGACTGCTGGCACGGCTCGGCTCCGGCGGCATGGGCCGGGTCTGGCGTGCCTCCGACGAGGCGCTGCGCATCGAGGTCGCGGTCAAGGAGGTCTACCTGCCGGCCGCCGGACCCGACGCCGACGACCGCCTGCGCCGCGCCGAGCGCGAGGCCCGCAACGCCGCCCGGCTGCGCGACCACCCGAACGTGGTGGCCGTGCACGACGTGGTGGTCGAGGACGGCGTGCCCTGGACCGTGATGCAGCTGGTCGCCGGGCACACGCTGGAGGAACACGTCGAGGCGTACGGCCCGCTGTCCGTGCCGCACTTGACCCTGGTCGCCGGCGCGCTGCTGGACGCCCTGGAAGCGGCGCACGCGGCCGGGATCGTGCACCGCGACGTGAAGCCGGCGAACGTGATGCTGGCCGACGACGGCCAGGTCCTGCTCACCGACTTCGGCATCGCGGTCGGCGTCACCGACACCGCGCTGACGGCGGCCGGGAGCCTGCTGGGGTCGGTGGAGTACATCGCGCCGGAACGGGCCCGCGGCACCGAGGGGCTGGCCGTCAGCGACCTGTTCTCCCTCGGCGTGACGCTGTATCAGGGCGTCGAGGGCTTCTCGCCCTTCCACCGGGAAACCGCGACCGGGTCGCTGACCGCGGTGATCCTGGACGAGGCCCCGCCGCCGGTGCGGGCCGGGCGGTTGACGCCGCTGATCACCGCACTGCTGGAGAAGGAGCCCTCGGCGCGCGCCGGGATCGCGGAGGCGCGGGCGCTGCTCGCGGCGCGGGAGGTGCCGCCGACGGAGCGGGCCACCGTTGCGGACGGGACGATCGCGGCGCCGCCGGCCAGCACGCCGCACCGGCCGGGTGCTCCGTCCGGACGTGGGTCGGCGGCGACCGCTTCGCGGGGTTCGGGAACCGCGCACGGTCCGGGATTGTCCCGCGCCTCGGGTATTTCCCATGGCCCGGGCACGGCACGCGGCGCGACCGTGCCGCGCGGGCACGGCGGCCCTGGCGACCCCGGCGGCCCTGGCAATCCGGGCGGGTCGGGCGGCATGCCCCCGCGGCGGCCGAGCGACACCGGCAACCGCATGTCGCAGGGCACGGATCAGCGCCGTCGCGTCCCGGGTCCGGGGCCCGGTCCCGATCAGCGCCGGACCACCGGCGCCGCCCAGCGCGCACCCGGCACCGGCCAGCGCCCCATCCCGCGTCCCCACACTCCCGGCGCGCCGGTCCGTCGACGGGCCCGGTTGCGGCCCCGCGCGGTGATCCTGGCGGTTCTGGTGCTGGCGACCATCGGCGGCGTGCTGGTGGCGACCATGCGGCCCGCGTCGTTCAACGTCGGCAGCGTCAAGGCCGGCGACTTCGTCAAGGTCGACTCCACCGGCCACATCACCGGCATCGTGTCCGCCGCGAAGGCCCGGAGCAGCGCCGACGGCCGCCGGGTCACCGCCCGCGAGGACCAGGCCGACCCGGACGTCTGCAAGAAGTTCCACGCCCTGGGCCGCGCCGATGTGGAGACCGGCTCCTCGATCAGCTTCTGCCTGGTCCGGCCCCTGGAAGAGACCGGGGCCGCGGAGCCCGCGCAGTGA
- the def gene encoding peptide deformylase: protein MTVQAIRLFGDPVLTTPASPVVDFDKELRTLVKDLTETMLDAPGTGLAAPQIGVGLRVFTWNVDNELGHLVNPSLDLSEEEQDGDEGCLSIPDLAFPCKRALRVVAKGWSMHGEPVEVEGSELLARCIQHETDHLDGVLFIDRLDREWRKKAMRAIRLADWADDGVEPVVKVSPHATFGRAI, encoded by the coding sequence TTGACCGTCCAGGCCATCCGTCTCTTCGGCGACCCGGTCCTGACCACGCCGGCCTCGCCGGTCGTCGACTTCGACAAGGAGCTGCGCACCCTTGTCAAGGACCTCACCGAAACGATGCTGGACGCGCCCGGCACCGGCCTCGCGGCCCCGCAGATCGGGGTCGGCCTGCGGGTCTTCACCTGGAACGTCGACAACGAGCTCGGCCACCTGGTGAACCCCAGCCTGGACCTGTCCGAGGAGGAGCAGGACGGCGACGAGGGCTGCCTGTCCATCCCGGACCTGGCCTTCCCCTGCAAGCGTGCCCTGCGCGTGGTCGCCAAGGGCTGGAGCATGCACGGCGAGCCGGTGGAGGTCGAGGGCAGCGAGCTGCTGGCGCGCTGCATCCAGCACGAGACCGACCACCTGGACGGCGTGCTGTTCATCGACCGCCTGGACCGCGAGTGGCGCAAGAAGGCGATGCGCGCGATCCGGCTGGCCGACTGGGCCGACGACGGCGTCGAGCCGGTCGTGAAGGTGTCCCCGCACGCGACCTTCGGACGGGCGATCTGA
- the rpe gene encoding ribulose-phosphate 3-epimerase, which yields MSPVQISPSILSADFARLAEEVTAVPSADWIHVDVMDNHFVPNLTLGLPVVEALVKASPRPLDCHLMIADPDRWAPGYAEAGAGSVTFHVEAAHAPIRLARAIRSAGARAGMALKPATPIEPYEDMLSELDMVLLMTVEPGFGGQKFLDVVLPKIRRTRQMIERHGGSVWLQIDGGVAADTIERCAEAGADVFVAGSAVYGAEDPDRAIQALRAQAEAAGARFA from the coding sequence ATGAGCCCCGTCCAGATCTCCCCGTCCATCCTCTCCGCCGACTTCGCCCGCCTGGCCGAAGAGGTCACCGCGGTCCCGTCGGCCGACTGGATCCACGTCGACGTCATGGACAACCACTTCGTGCCGAACCTGACGCTGGGCCTGCCGGTGGTCGAGGCGCTGGTGAAGGCCTCGCCGCGGCCGCTGGACTGCCACCTGATGATCGCTGACCCGGACCGCTGGGCGCCGGGCTACGCCGAGGCCGGCGCGGGCAGCGTCACCTTCCACGTGGAGGCCGCGCACGCGCCGATCCGGCTGGCGCGCGCCATCCGCTCGGCCGGGGCGCGGGCCGGGATGGCGCTGAAGCCGGCGACGCCGATCGAGCCGTACGAGGACATGCTCTCGGAGCTGGACATGGTCCTGCTGATGACCGTGGAGCCGGGCTTCGGCGGGCAGAAGTTCCTGGACGTGGTGCTGCCCAAGATCCGGCGCACGCGGCAGATGATCGAGCGGCACGGCGGCTCGGTGTGGCTGCAGATCGACGGCGGCGTCGCCGCGGACACCATCGAGCGCTGCGCCGAGGCTGGCGCCGACGTGTTCGTCGCCGGCTCCGCGGTCTACGGCGCGGAGGACCCGGACAGGGCGATCCAGGCGCTGCGCGCCCAGGCCGAGGCGGCCGGCGCGCGCTTCGCCTGA
- the fmt gene encoding methionyl-tRNA formyltransferase encodes MRVLFAGTPEPALPSLRALLDSSSRHEVAAVLTRPDARSGRGRRMEASPIAQLAEEAGVEVLKPEKVRDPEFLERLAAIAPDCCPIVAYGGLIPKSALDVPRHGWVNLHFSLLPAWRGAAPVQQALMAGDEITGASTFRLEEGLDTGPVYGTVTDEIRRTDTSGDLLARLAESGARLLTATLDAIEDGTARPVPQPADGVTLAPKVLAGDARIDWTAPALRVDRLVRACTPAPGAWTVLPGRDGEEDLRVKIFPVSALPGATDIPPGRIVHDSRGLMVGTGSGHTVRLGDVQPQGKRRMPAADWARGLRLSGDEAFV; translated from the coding sequence ATGCGCGTCCTGTTCGCCGGCACCCCCGAGCCCGCGCTGCCGTCCCTGCGCGCCCTGTTGGACTCCAGCTCCCGCCACGAGGTGGCCGCGGTCCTGACCCGCCCCGACGCCCGCTCCGGCCGGGGCCGCCGCATGGAGGCCTCGCCGATCGCGCAGCTGGCCGAGGAGGCCGGGGTCGAGGTGCTCAAGCCGGAGAAGGTGCGCGACCCGGAGTTCCTGGAGCGGCTGGCGGCGATCGCCCCGGACTGCTGTCCGATCGTGGCCTACGGCGGCCTGATCCCGAAGTCCGCGCTGGACGTCCCGCGCCACGGCTGGGTCAACCTGCACTTCTCGCTGCTGCCGGCCTGGCGCGGCGCGGCCCCGGTGCAGCAGGCGCTGATGGCCGGCGACGAGATCACCGGCGCCTCCACCTTCCGGCTGGAGGAGGGGCTGGACACCGGGCCGGTCTACGGCACCGTCACCGACGAGATCCGCCGCACCGACACCAGCGGCGACCTGCTCGCCCGGCTGGCCGAGTCCGGGGCCCGGCTGCTGACCGCCACCCTGGACGCCATCGAGGACGGCACCGCGCGCCCGGTCCCGCAGCCGGCCGACGGCGTCACGCTGGCCCCGAAGGTGCTGGCCGGCGACGCCCGCATCGACTGGACGGCCCCGGCGCTGCGCGTGGACCGCCTGGTCCGGGCCTGCACCCCGGCCCCCGGCGCCTGGACCGTCCTGCCGGGCCGGGACGGCGAGGAGGACCTGCGGGTGAAGATCTTCCCGGTCAGCGCGCTGCCCGGGGCCACCGACATCCCGCCGGGCCGGATCGTGCACGACTCGCGAGGATTGATGGTGGGCACCGGCAGCGGCCACACCGTGCGGCTGGGCGACGTGCAGCCGCAGGGCAAGCGGCGGATGCCGGCGGCGGACTGGGCGCGAGGGCTTCGCCTGAGCGGGGACGAAGCGTTCGTCTGA
- a CDS encoding RsmB/NOP family class I SAM-dependent RNA methyltransferase encodes MSTPAASPTSPTAPSQRNSEFTMAPRTSTSTDPARAAALEVLEAVRTRDAYANLLLPRVLRDGGLTGRDAAFTTELCYGTLRGLGTYDAVIAACVDRDLDAVDAVVLDALRLGAHQLLAMDVPPHAAVSTTVDLVRAAANEGASRFANAVLRRVGQRDLQAWVDRIAPNSQDDPEGYLAVSRSHPRWIVSAMWDSLQAHRGAQRAHEDIGELLDADNARPGVTLVTRPGLAEVAELTDLGALAARYSPYAAYLAGGDPGALAPVREGRAGVQDEGSQLVATALAAAPLEGRDEFWLDMCAGPGGKAALLAGLALERGASLLASEIAPHRAELVRRALRGYGDRLVGSDGAGDTGAVTADGTGTVSASGSAQRDGAGVDGGADSGAGRGTLQVIAADGIRAPWQAGSFDRVMLDAPCTGLGALRRRPESRWRRGPEDLERLTRVQRRLLSSALDSVRPGGLVAYVTCSPHLEETRDVVRQVVKSRRDVERVDARPLLPGVPELGGGPDVQLWPHLHGTDAMYLALLRRS; translated from the coding sequence CTGAGCACTCCGGCCGCATCACCCACATCACCCACAGCCCCGTCACAAAGGAACAGCGAGTTCACCATGGCACCGCGCACGTCCACCTCCACCGATCCGGCCCGCGCCGCCGCGCTCGAAGTCCTGGAGGCGGTGCGCACCCGGGACGCCTACGCGAACCTGCTGCTGCCCCGGGTCCTGCGCGACGGCGGCCTGACCGGCCGGGACGCCGCCTTCACCACCGAGCTGTGCTACGGGACGCTGCGCGGCCTGGGCACCTACGACGCGGTCATCGCCGCCTGCGTGGATCGCGACCTGGACGCCGTGGACGCGGTGGTGCTGGACGCGCTGCGCCTGGGCGCGCACCAGCTGCTGGCGATGGACGTCCCGCCGCACGCCGCGGTGTCCACGACGGTGGACCTGGTCCGCGCGGCCGCCAACGAGGGCGCCTCGCGGTTCGCCAACGCGGTCCTGCGCCGCGTCGGACAGCGCGATCTGCAGGCGTGGGTCGACCGGATCGCGCCGAACTCGCAGGACGACCCGGAGGGCTACCTCGCGGTGTCGCGCTCGCATCCGCGGTGGATCGTCTCAGCGATGTGGGACTCCTTGCAGGCGCACCGCGGGGCGCAGCGCGCGCACGAGGACATCGGCGAGCTGCTGGACGCCGACAACGCGCGCCCGGGCGTCACGCTGGTGACGCGGCCGGGGCTCGCGGAGGTGGCGGAGCTGACGGACCTGGGGGCGCTGGCGGCGCGGTACTCGCCGTACGCCGCGTACCTGGCCGGCGGCGATCCGGGCGCGCTGGCGCCGGTGCGCGAGGGGCGCGCCGGGGTGCAGGACGAGGGCAGCCAGCTGGTCGCCACCGCCTTGGCGGCGGCTCCGCTGGAGGGCCGGGACGAGTTCTGGCTCGACATGTGCGCCGGCCCCGGCGGGAAGGCCGCGCTGCTGGCCGGGCTGGCGCTGGAGCGCGGGGCGTCGCTGCTGGCGAGCGAGATCGCGCCGCATCGGGCCGAGCTGGTGCGGCGGGCTTTGCGGGGGTACGGGGATCGGCTGGTGGGTTCGGACGGCGCGGGCGACACTGGCGCTGTGACGGCCGACGGCACTGGCACCGTGTCCGCATCCGGCTCTGCTCAGCGCGACGGCGCTGGTGTAGACGGGGGCGCGGATTCCGGCGCGGGCCGCGGCACGCTCCAGGTCATCGCCGCCGACGGCATCCGCGCGCCGTGGCAGGCGGGTTCCTTCGACCGCGTCATGCTGGACGCCCCCTGCACCGGACTCGGTGCGCTGCGGCGGCGTCCGGAATCGCGCTGGCGGCGCGGGCCGGAGGACCTCGAACGGCTGACCCGGGTGCAGCGGCGGCTGCTGTCCTCGGCGCTGGACTCCGTGCGGCCGGGGGGACTGGTCGCCTACGTGACCTGCTCACCGCACCTGGAGGAGACGCGCGACGTGGTCCGCCAGGTGGTGAAGTCGCGGCGGGACGTGGAGCGGGTGGACGCCCGGCCGCTGCTGCCCGGCGTGCCGGAGCTCGGCGGCGGTCCCGATGTCCAGCTCTGGCCGCATCTGCACGGTACCGACGCTATGTATCTGGCGCTCTTGCGCCGTTCCTGA
- a CDS encoding riboflavin synthase, with amino-acid sequence MFTGIVEELGRVVALEVEGDSARLRVAGSLVTSDAEHGSSIAVNGVCLTVIEAGDQAAKAGEFTADVMAETLVKSNLGDLKPGDPVNLERPMKLGARLGGHLVQGHVDGVGTVLERIPGEHWEVVRVSLPSALSRYVVDKGSITVDGISLTVVEAAADSFTVSLIPTTLELTTLGGKGPGAAVNLEIDVIAKYTERLLGLGDTAADQPESGVSGAAVIGGQRA; translated from the coding sequence GTGTTCACAGGCATCGTCGAAGAGCTCGGCCGCGTCGTCGCGCTGGAAGTGGAAGGCGACTCCGCACGCCTGCGGGTGGCCGGATCGCTGGTCACCTCGGACGCCGAGCACGGCTCCTCGATCGCCGTCAACGGCGTGTGTCTGACCGTCATCGAGGCCGGCGACCAGGCCGCCAAGGCCGGGGAGTTCACCGCCGACGTGATGGCCGAGACCCTGGTGAAGTCCAACCTGGGCGACCTCAAGCCCGGCGACCCGGTCAACCTGGAGCGCCCGATGAAGCTCGGCGCACGCCTGGGCGGGCACCTGGTGCAGGGGCATGTCGACGGCGTGGGCACCGTGCTGGAGCGCATCCCGGGCGAGCACTGGGAGGTCGTCCGGGTCTCGCTGCCCTCGGCGCTGTCGCGCTACGTCGTGGACAAGGGCTCGATCACCGTGGACGGCATCTCGCTGACCGTGGTCGAGGCCGCCGCGGACTCCTTCACCGTGAGCCTGATCCCCACCACGCTGGAGCTGACCACGCTGGGCGGCAAGGGCCCGGGCGCGGCGGTGAACCTGGAGATCGACGTCATCGCCAAGTACACCGAGCGGCTGCTCGGACTCGGCGACACCGCCGCCGACCAGCCGGAGAGCGGCGTTTCCGGTGCCGCGGTGATCGGGGGGCAGCGGGCATGA
- a CDS encoding helix-turn-helix domain-containing protein, whose amino-acid sequence MSAIGGVMRQDKGWLPGPDARPTRALALLITGLTDDAVARRLAVSRRTVQRAVRDLMDAAGARTRMQLGHHAACVGLPIPDLPSAVEPRDQPVQPAPADLRLLALLLEDARVDRVLGVSPRSVEREVRRLMTLAGAKSRVQLGWLATRWGWL is encoded by the coding sequence ATGTCTGCGATCGGAGGTGTGATGCGACAGGACAAGGGCTGGCTTCCGGGCCCTGACGCGCGGCCCACCAGGGCCCTGGCGCTGCTGATCACCGGACTGACCGACGACGCGGTGGCGCGTCGGCTGGCGGTGAGCCGCCGGACGGTGCAGCGCGCGGTGCGGGACCTGATGGACGCCGCCGGCGCCCGGACCCGCATGCAGCTCGGCCACCACGCCGCCTGCGTCGGTCTGCCGATCCCCGATCTACCGTCCGCAGTGGAGCCCCGGGACCAGCCGGTCCAGCCGGCGCCGGCGGACCTGCGGCTGCTGGCGCTGCTGCTGGAGGACGCGCGCGTGGACCGCGTGCTCGGGGTCAGCCCGCGCAGCGTCGAGCGCGAGGTGCGGCGGCTGATGACGCTGGCCGGGGCGAAGAGCCGGGTGCAGTTGGGGTGGCTGGCGACGCGGTGGGGTTGGCTGTAG